Proteins from one Terriglobus tenax genomic window:
- a CDS encoding glucuronyl esterase domain-containing protein yields the protein MTRTKSFLCATLLAAMVPAYAQEYKPKVPTNTDESQVKPYTLPDVLKTSDGKLVKDAKTWWAKRRPEIVFLFETYQYGKAPGRPREESFEVFDKGTPAFAGKAIRRQVMIHLSKDPAAPQIQLVEYIPAKAKGPSPMLLSISFTAASNMIDDPGIKAGMVWDAKSKTRVPASQGRKFGKIDVEAFLDAGIGISTFYYGDLEPDYLGGLPQGNRARYLKPGQAAPAVDEWGAIADWAWGMSRVMDYFETDKSIDTKQVAVHGVSRLGKTTMWAGAHDQRFAAVIASCSGEGGAALSRRNYGETVADLTDPTRYPYQFAANYAKFGEDVTKLPMDAHMLVALVAPRPLLLQTGSTDTWSDPKGEFEAEVAAGPVYTLLGKQPLGTGVWPAPGTPIFHDLAYYMHDGGHGMVPGDWKVYVDFLKLHFKPAM from the coding sequence ATGACGCGAACGAAATCCTTCCTCTGCGCCACGCTTCTGGCGGCGATGGTGCCTGCCTACGCTCAGGAGTACAAACCGAAGGTCCCTACCAATACGGACGAGTCGCAGGTAAAGCCCTACACGCTGCCCGACGTGCTGAAGACCTCGGACGGCAAACTGGTGAAAGATGCAAAGACCTGGTGGGCGAAGCGGCGGCCTGAAATTGTGTTTTTATTTGAGACGTATCAGTACGGCAAAGCCCCCGGCCGCCCCAGGGAGGAGAGCTTCGAGGTCTTCGACAAAGGCACGCCCGCGTTCGCTGGCAAGGCCATCCGCAGGCAGGTGATGATCCACCTTTCGAAGGATCCCGCCGCCCCGCAGATTCAACTGGTCGAGTACATCCCCGCAAAGGCGAAGGGCCCCTCGCCCATGCTGCTCAGCATCAGCTTTACTGCCGCCTCCAACATGATCGATGACCCCGGGATCAAGGCTGGCATGGTCTGGGACGCGAAGTCGAAGACCAGGGTACCTGCCTCGCAGGGTCGCAAGTTCGGCAAAATCGATGTTGAGGCTTTTCTCGATGCGGGAATTGGCATTTCCACCTTCTACTACGGCGATCTTGAGCCGGATTACCTTGGCGGCCTGCCGCAGGGCAACCGTGCCCGCTATCTGAAGCCCGGCCAGGCCGCTCCCGCAGTCGACGAGTGGGGCGCCATTGCCGACTGGGCCTGGGGCATGAGCCGCGTGATGGATTACTTTGAGACCGACAAGTCCATCGATACGAAGCAGGTTGCTGTCCACGGCGTCTCGCGCCTGGGCAAAACCACCATGTGGGCCGGAGCGCACGACCAGCGCTTTGCCGCCGTGATTGCAAGCTGCAGCGGAGAAGGCGGAGCAGCCCTGAGCCGCCGTAATTATGGCGAAACAGTGGCCGACCTCACCGATCCCACGCGCTATCCCTACCAGTTCGCCGCCAACTACGCGAAGTTCGGCGAAGATGTGACCAAGCTTCCGATGGATGCGCATATGCTCGTTGCGCTGGTCGCTCCCCGCCCGCTGCTGCTGCAAACCGGCTCTACCGATACCTGGTCTGACCCCAAGGGAGAGTTTGAGGCCGAGGTTGCCGCGGGCCCGGTCTACACCCTGCTCGGCAAGCAGCCGCTCGGCACCGGCGTATGGCCCGCCCCTGGAACGCCCATCTTCCATGACCTTGCCTACTACATGCACGACGGCGGCCATGGCATGGTTCCGGGCGACTGGAAGGTCTACGTAGACTTCCTGAAGCTGCACTTTAAGCCGGCGATGTAG
- a CDS encoding IclR family transcriptional regulator domain-containing protein, which yields MTNQTDPAVPAEAPASLPAAKQTPASALDVFAGDPNFMTSLARGLVVIQAFTQQTPQMTISQLSAKTGLSRAAVRRCLYTLTKLGFAGAEDGQRYSLRPRLLTLSHTYTSSSSLSSSAQPILERMTQQFRESFSVATLDGDEIVYVARSQVSRVMAVDLHIGSRLPAFCTSMGRVLLAWLPTEQLEQFLARTTYYPYTNRTITTPDRLRLAIRNVRRNGFAICDQEYEIGLRSIAVPVFAPSGKVVATLNLSSHAPRMPLPDLQQRYLPHLRAASNELSMFLR from the coding sequence ATGACGAACCAGACTGACCCAGCCGTTCCCGCTGAAGCGCCTGCATCTCTACCTGCAGCCAAACAGACCCCGGCGTCCGCTCTGGATGTGTTTGCCGGCGACCCTAATTTTATGACGTCTCTGGCCCGCGGGCTGGTCGTCATCCAGGCATTCACCCAGCAAACCCCGCAGATGACCATTTCGCAGCTTTCCGCCAAGACCGGCCTGTCGCGTGCGGCGGTGCGCCGCTGCCTGTACACACTGACCAAGCTGGGCTTTGCCGGAGCAGAAGACGGCCAGCGTTACTCGCTGCGTCCGCGACTGCTGACCCTGTCGCACACCTACACCTCGTCCAGTTCCCTGTCGTCGTCGGCACAGCCCATCCTGGAGCGCATGACGCAGCAGTTCCGCGAATCGTTCTCCGTGGCGACGCTGGATGGTGACGAGATTGTCTACGTCGCCCGCTCGCAGGTTTCTCGCGTGATGGCGGTTGACCTGCATATTGGTTCGCGACTGCCGGCCTTCTGCACCTCAATGGGCCGCGTTCTGCTGGCCTGGCTGCCTACTGAACAGCTGGAGCAGTTCCTGGCGCGAACCACCTACTACCCTTACACCAACCGCACCATCACCACGCCGGACCGTCTGCGTCTGGCCATCCGCAATGTGCGGCGCAACGGCTTTGCCATCTGCGACCAGGAGTACGAGATCGGCCTGCGCTCGATCGCCGTGCCGGTCTTTGCGCCTTCGGGCAAGGTGGTGGCCACGCTGAACCTGTCCAGCCATGCGCCGCGCATGCCGCTGCCAGATCTGCAGCAGCGCTACCTGCCGCACCTGCGGGCAGCGTCGAACGAGTTGAGCATGTTCCTGCGGTAG
- the pcaD gene encoding 3-oxoadipate enol-lactonase, with the protein MLADLSIGESIYYEDAGPRNAPAILFSHSLGQGTYLWSGQVESFARDFRVIVYEQRGFGRSASQQPPNTLEGMGKDVLTLMDSLGLAKASFCGISIGGMVGQWLGTHAAHRLETLVLSNTAAKIGTTEFWTERARQVRAAGVEQFLPGSAERWLTADFRAAHPEVVQGLESAVRRSSIAGYAAGCEVLANTDLRDTALQIKVPTLCIAGTEDPTTTPADLQYLAQQIPGAKYAELPSGHLACINTPEKWNATAAGFLASV; encoded by the coding sequence ATGCTGGCTGATCTTTCGATAGGTGAATCGATCTATTACGAGGATGCCGGTCCGCGGAATGCGCCCGCAATCCTCTTCAGCCATTCGCTTGGACAGGGCACCTATCTCTGGAGCGGGCAGGTGGAATCCTTTGCCCGCGACTTCCGCGTGATCGTGTACGAGCAGCGCGGCTTTGGCCGTTCCGCCTCGCAGCAGCCGCCAAACACCCTGGAGGGTATGGGCAAAGATGTCCTCACGCTGATGGACTCCCTCGGCCTGGCGAAGGCCAGCTTCTGCGGCATCTCCATTGGTGGCATGGTCGGGCAGTGGCTGGGCACGCACGCCGCCCATCGCCTTGAAACGCTCGTGCTTTCCAATACCGCAGCGAAGATTGGTACGACAGAATTCTGGACCGAACGCGCACGGCAGGTGCGCGCCGCGGGGGTGGAGCAGTTTCTGCCCGGCAGCGCCGAGCGCTGGCTGACGGCAGATTTCCGCGCCGCCCATCCTGAGGTGGTACAGGGGCTTGAAAGCGCCGTTCGACGCAGCAGCATCGCCGGCTACGCTGCGGGCTGCGAGGTTCTGGCCAATACGGATCTGCGCGATACCGCTCTACAGATCAAGGTCCCCACCCTCTGCATCGCAGGAACGGAAGATCCCACCACAACTCCGGCCGACCTCCAATACCTCGCCCAGCAAATCCCCGGAGCGAAGTATGCCGAGCTGCCTTCCGGCCATCTGGCATGCATCAATACGCCGGAGAAGTGGAATGCGACAGCGGCTGGTTTTTTAGCTTCGGTCTAA
- a CDS encoding GNAT family N-acetyltransferase — protein MTETVLFRLADFEDVQTQALLALHLAGMRESSPAEAVFALDLSGLQKPEITVWTAWRGERIAGVGALRMMDATLAEIKSMRVHPDFLGQGVGRAMLRHIVGEARSRGVTRLSLETGRGPSFDAALTLYRSHGFVDGGAFGDYTDNGFSQFLHLALDRS, from the coding sequence ATGACGGAAACAGTTCTCTTTCGGCTTGCCGATTTCGAAGACGTCCAGACACAGGCGTTGCTGGCGCTTCACCTGGCCGGCATGCGCGAGTCCTCTCCAGCAGAAGCAGTCTTCGCCCTGGATCTCTCCGGTTTGCAGAAACCGGAGATTACGGTTTGGACGGCGTGGCGGGGCGAACGTATTGCGGGCGTGGGCGCCTTGCGCATGATGGATGCAACGCTGGCGGAGATCAAATCCATGCGGGTGCATCCAGACTTTTTAGGGCAAGGCGTTGGTCGTGCGATGCTGCGGCATATCGTCGGGGAAGCAAGATCACGTGGTGTAACCCGACTGAGCCTTGAGACTGGCAGAGGCCCAAGCTTTGACGCGGCACTCACGCTCTATCGCAGCCATGGGTTTGTGGACGGAGGAGCATTCGGAGATTACACCGATAACGGCTTCAGCCAGTTTCTCCACCTTGCGTTAGACCGAAGCTAA
- a CDS encoding threonine aldolase family protein — MSTSPQQFASDNYAGICPEAWAAMEEANHGHEPAYGGDSWTTRAADAFRALFETGCEVFFAFNGTAANSLALSSLCQSFHSVICSDAAHVETDECGAPEFFSNGSKLLVAPTLDGKLTPAAIRAIALKRTDIHYPKPRVVTITQPTETGLIYQLDEIRAIAETCRELGLKLHMDGARFANACASLGCTPAEMTWKSGVDVLCFGGTKNGMAVGEAVLFFDHKAAEDFDYRCKQAGQLASKMRFLAAPWVKMLESGAWLRYGAHANAAATSFAEHIAGLPEIELMFPVQANAVFLKIPDSIADELRKRGWKFYTFIGGGARFMFAWDAQPERIRELAQDLHAICGTPASEATIVR; from the coding sequence ATGAGTACATCGCCACAGCAGTTCGCCAGTGACAACTATGCCGGAATTTGCCCAGAGGCCTGGGCCGCCATGGAAGAGGCCAATCACGGACATGAGCCCGCGTATGGTGGTGATTCCTGGACCACCCGTGCCGCCGATGCCTTTCGCGCCTTGTTTGAAACCGGCTGCGAGGTCTTTTTCGCGTTCAACGGAACCGCGGCCAACTCCCTGGCGCTCTCTTCCCTGTGCCAGAGCTTCCACAGCGTAATCTGCTCGGACGCGGCGCACGTGGAGACCGATGAATGCGGCGCTCCGGAGTTCTTCTCCAATGGCTCCAAGCTGCTGGTGGCCCCGACACTGGATGGCAAGCTGACACCGGCGGCGATTCGCGCCATTGCGCTGAAGCGTACGGACATTCACTATCCCAAGCCGCGCGTGGTGACCATCACGCAGCCGACAGAAACCGGCCTGATCTATCAACTGGACGAGATTCGAGCGATTGCGGAGACCTGCCGCGAGCTGGGCCTGAAGCTGCACATGGATGGCGCTCGCTTTGCCAACGCCTGTGCCTCCCTGGGCTGTACCCCGGCAGAGATGACCTGGAAGTCCGGCGTGGACGTGCTGTGCTTCGGTGGCACAAAGAACGGCATGGCGGTGGGAGAAGCTGTCCTGTTCTTCGACCACAAAGCGGCAGAGGACTTTGACTACCGCTGCAAGCAGGCAGGCCAGCTGGCATCCAAGATGCGCTTCCTCGCCGCGCCGTGGGTAAAGATGCTGGAGAGTGGAGCCTGGCTGCGCTACGGAGCCCATGCCAATGCCGCAGCTACAAGCTTCGCAGAGCACATTGCCGGGCTGCCGGAGATTGAACTGATGTTCCCGGTGCAGGCAAACGCCGTATTTTTGAAGATCCCGGATTCCATTGCTGACGAGCTGCGCAAGCGCGGATGGAAGTTCTACACCTTCATCGGCGGGGGCGCACGATTTATGTTCGCGTGGGATGCCCAGCCGGAACGCATCCGTGAACTGGCGCAGGACCTGCATGCAATCTGCGGGACACCGGCATCGGAAGCCACTATCGTCCGTTAA
- a CDS encoding LacI family DNA-binding transcriptional regulator gives MKKRARSTSRTASKRLDIRTVAQAAGVSVATVSRVINKVPSVDPGLAKKVWEAIQKLGYVPNTQARALVSGHSKLLGVIISDITNPFFPELIQGFEDKAVEVGYETLIGSTNYDLQRMELCVQRMLERKVEGVAVMTFGIEEPLLERLSSQGIPMVFIDLAPKKKDISTIRVDYQKGIREAVQHLAVLGHRRIAFIAGPQRLHSAVTRLEAFRAATREIGLKIPAGSIFHGDHTAEGGERGVAHLLALKERPTAIMCSNDMTAIGAMHALAHAGLSIPRDISLIGFDDIRITEYMLPPLTTVRMSGGDIAASAVAALLDPSAPPKEVETRLIVRQSTSVPAGTLSDLHADASRKRLSRKS, from the coding sequence TTGAAAAAACGCGCACGGTCGACATCGCGAACAGCCTCGAAACGCCTGGACATCCGCACGGTCGCCCAGGCGGCAGGCGTCTCGGTGGCGACCGTTTCGCGCGTCATCAACAAGGTCCCTTCGGTCGATCCGGGGCTTGCGAAAAAAGTGTGGGAGGCGATCCAGAAGCTGGGATACGTGCCCAACACGCAGGCGCGTGCGCTGGTCTCAGGACATAGCAAGCTGCTGGGCGTCATCATCTCGGACATCACCAATCCTTTCTTCCCGGAGCTGATCCAGGGCTTCGAGGACAAGGCGGTGGAGGTGGGCTACGAGACGCTGATCGGCTCCACCAACTACGATCTGCAGCGCATGGAGCTATGTGTGCAGCGCATGCTGGAGCGCAAGGTGGAAGGCGTCGCCGTCATGACCTTCGGCATTGAAGAGCCTCTGCTGGAGCGGCTTTCGTCGCAGGGCATCCCCATGGTGTTTATTGATCTGGCGCCGAAGAAAAAAGATATCTCCACGATTCGCGTGGACTACCAGAAAGGCATCCGGGAGGCGGTGCAGCATCTGGCGGTGCTGGGGCATCGCAGGATCGCATTCATCGCGGGGCCACAGCGCCTGCACTCTGCCGTGACGCGGCTCGAGGCTTTCCGCGCGGCCACCCGTGAGATTGGCCTGAAGATTCCTGCAGGCTCGATCTTCCACGGCGATCACACGGCCGAAGGCGGTGAGCGCGGCGTGGCGCATCTGCTGGCGCTGAAGGAACGGCCGACAGCCATCATGTGTTCCAACGATATGACCGCCATCGGTGCCATGCATGCCCTGGCGCACGCGGGGCTTTCGATACCACGCGATATCTCTCTGATTGGCTTTGATGACATTCGCATCACCGAGTACATGCTGCCGCCGCTGACCACGGTGCGTATGTCAGGCGGGGACATTGCCGCCAGCGCGGTAGCGGCGCTGCTGGATCCTTCCGCGCCACCCAAAGAGGTGGAGACGCGCCTGATTGTGCGGCAGTCGACCTCGGTGCCTGCGGGCACGTTGTCGGACCTGCATGCCGATGCGTCACGCAAACGGCTATCCCGGAAGAGCTGA
- the araA gene encoding L-arabinose isomerase → MASAASLEIWFVTGSQHLYGPETLAQVAENSGKIAASLDGNSAIPAKVVWKPTLTSPEAIRDLCQEANASKSCVGLVLWMHTFSPAKMWIAGLSLLRKPILQLHTQFNRALPWSTIDMDFMNLNQAAHGDREFGHITARLKLPRKVVVGFFEDAETVSEIATWTRAALGWHESQNLKVARFGDNMRQVAVTEGDKVEAQRVFGYTVSGYGIGDLTDRMAQFSDQEVATLVSEYRESYSIASQHDRPDSLTVAARIELGLRAFLTEGGFGAFTDTFEDLHGMGQLPGIATQRLMADGFGFGGEGDWKTAALVRIMKVMAQGMPRGTSFMEDYTYDFSGTPKVLGSHMLEICPSIADGKPSLEVHPLGIGGKADPVRLVFNTPAGPAIVASVVDMGDRFRMIVNDVDVIPAEHDLPKLPVARALWVPRPSLKVSATAWIYAGGAHHTGFSQALTMEHMEDFAAMANIELVRIDAETRIRDIRQALTRG, encoded by the coding sequence ATGGCATCAGCAGCTTCTTTGGAAATCTGGTTCGTCACTGGCAGCCAACACCTTTACGGCCCGGAAACCCTGGCCCAGGTGGCGGAGAACTCCGGCAAGATTGCTGCCTCACTGGACGGCAACTCCGCCATTCCAGCCAAGGTGGTGTGGAAGCCGACGCTCACCTCTCCCGAGGCCATCCGTGACCTGTGCCAGGAGGCCAATGCCAGCAAGAGCTGCGTCGGCCTGGTGCTGTGGATGCACACCTTCTCCCCGGCCAAGATGTGGATTGCCGGGCTGAGCCTGCTGCGCAAGCCAATTCTGCAACTGCACACGCAGTTCAACCGTGCGCTGCCGTGGTCGACCATCGACATGGACTTCATGAACCTGAACCAGGCCGCGCATGGCGACCGCGAGTTCGGTCACATTACTGCCCGCCTGAAGCTACCGCGCAAGGTCGTTGTCGGCTTCTTTGAAGATGCGGAGACGGTTTCCGAGATTGCCACATGGACCCGCGCCGCGCTGGGGTGGCACGAGTCGCAGAACCTGAAGGTGGCGCGCTTTGGAGACAACATGCGCCAGGTCGCAGTGACGGAAGGCGACAAGGTGGAGGCGCAGCGCGTCTTCGGCTATACCGTCTCAGGCTATGGCATTGGCGACCTGACTGACCGCATGGCGCAGTTCAGCGATCAGGAAGTAGCGACCCTCGTCAGCGAATACCGGGAAAGCTATTCGATTGCCAGTCAGCACGACCGCCCCGATTCCCTGACGGTGGCCGCGCGCATCGAACTTGGCCTGCGTGCCTTTCTGACCGAAGGCGGCTTTGGAGCCTTCACGGACACCTTTGAAGATCTGCACGGCATGGGCCAGCTTCCCGGCATTGCGACACAGCGACTGATGGCCGACGGCTTCGGCTTTGGCGGCGAAGGCGACTGGAAGACAGCCGCCCTGGTACGCATCATGAAGGTCATGGCACAGGGTATGCCGCGCGGCACATCGTTCATGGAGGACTACACCTACGATTTCTCCGGGACTCCGAAGGTGCTGGGCTCGCACATGCTGGAGATCTGCCCGTCGATTGCCGACGGCAAGCCGTCGCTCGAGGTGCATCCGCTGGGCATTGGCGGCAAGGCAGACCCGGTGAGACTGGTCTTCAATACACCGGCCGGCCCGGCGATTGTAGCCAGCGTGGTGGACATGGGCGACCGCTTCCGCATGATTGTGAACGATGTGGATGTCATTCCCGCCGAGCACGATCTGCCGAAACTGCCGGTGGCGCGCGCCCTGTGGGTTCCGCGGCCAAGCCTGAAGGTCTCCGCCACCGCATGGATTTATGCTGGCGGAGCGCACCATACCGGCTTCAGCCAGGCGCTTACCATGGAGCATATGGAAGATTTTGCGGCCATGGCGAACATCGAGCTGGTCCGCATTGATGCAGAGACACGGATTCGCGACATACGCCAGGCACTGACACGTGGCTAA
- a CDS encoding L-ribulose-5-phosphate 4-epimerase has protein sequence MLQELKEKTLEANLDLVKRGLVLYTFGNASGIDRASGLVVIKPSGVDYDALKPEHMVVTDLDGKIVEGGLRPSSDLKTHLVLYKAFAEIGGVVHTHSEHATAWAQAGREIPAFGTTHADYFHGPVPCTRPLTDDEINGDYVLNTGLAITEHFQHIEPLAVPAVLVAGHAPFAWGRDPLDAAHNAVVLEAVAKMALMTVQLNPSAGVSQALLDRHYFRKHGANATYGQR, from the coding sequence ATGCTGCAGGAACTCAAAGAGAAAACCCTCGAAGCCAACCTTGACCTGGTAAAGCGCGGCCTCGTGCTCTATACCTTCGGCAACGCCAGCGGCATCGACCGCGCCAGCGGTCTGGTCGTTATCAAGCCCAGTGGCGTTGACTATGACGCTCTCAAGCCCGAGCACATGGTCGTAACGGACCTTGACGGCAAGATTGTCGAAGGCGGCCTGCGTCCCTCCAGCGACCTGAAGACGCATCTCGTGCTCTATAAAGCCTTCGCAGAGATCGGTGGTGTTGTCCACACGCACTCCGAGCACGCCACCGCCTGGGCGCAGGCTGGCCGTGAAATTCCCGCCTTCGGAACCACGCACGCCGACTACTTCCACGGCCCCGTTCCTTGCACCCGCCCGCTGACCGATGACGAGATCAACGGCGACTATGTACTGAACACCGGCCTTGCCATCACCGAGCACTTCCAGCACATCGAGCCTCTCGCCGTACCGGCTGTTCTGGTCGCGGGACACGCTCCCTTTGCCTGGGGACGCGATCCGCTTGATGCCGCGCACAATGCGGTGGTTCTGGAAGCGGTGGCCAAAATGGCGTTGATGACCGTACAGTTGAATCCGTCGGCCGGTGTCTCCCAGGCACTGCTGGACCGTCACTACTTCCGCAAACACGGCGCAAACGCGACCTACGGACAGAGGTAA
- a CDS encoding ribulokinase has product MAIVAGADFGTLSVRVTLLDSEKGRLGTAVAEYPLHRRREDPDYATQSHTDQMDALVKATRQVLEQTGIGGDEVVAFALDTTGSSVLMVDNALQPIGPYYLWCDHRAHKEAREITELAHATHLEAIEWCGGVYSHEWGWAKLLHWLRHATEEERQRFGTAIENCDMVAATLTGVTDIAHIKRSVCAMGHKWMWNPKWDGLPPEEFLVKVDPLFTGIREKIGGEYLTSDHIYGKLSTESAGRMGLAAGIPIPVGAFDAHWDALGAGCKPGDVVNVVGTSTCIIAMAEKTQLIPGVCGVVPGSVHPQLTGIEAGLSAVGDIFEAIARRAGTRVKDLAAGLESYHPGQTGLLRFSWDNGDRTVLVNPELGGMTLGWNLIHTAQDELHAAIEGTAFHTRIILERMEEYGAPVERVINGGGIPQNNATLNQIYADVLNKPVLVPDGVPTSLGSGIIALVAAGVYPSVEAAQAALCLPFKTYLPQPKAVAIYQRLFALYRKVYFAFGTLDAAPVSLGEVLPELRAIARESLAMDRMGNA; this is encoded by the coding sequence ATGGCCATCGTTGCAGGTGCAGACTTCGGGACGCTGAGCGTCCGCGTCACCTTGTTGGATTCAGAGAAGGGAAGGCTCGGCACCGCGGTGGCTGAGTACCCATTGCACCGGCGCCGCGAGGACCCTGACTACGCGACCCAGTCGCACACGGACCAGATGGACGCTCTGGTCAAGGCCACGCGGCAGGTGCTGGAGCAGACCGGCATCGGCGGCGACGAGGTCGTTGCCTTCGCGCTCGATACCACCGGCTCCAGCGTTCTGATGGTCGACAACGCCCTGCAGCCCATCGGGCCCTACTACCTGTGGTGCGACCACCGCGCACATAAAGAAGCCCGTGAGATCACCGAACTGGCGCACGCTACCCATCTCGAAGCGATCGAGTGGTGCGGCGGCGTCTATTCGCACGAGTGGGGATGGGCCAAGCTGCTGCACTGGCTGCGCCACGCAACCGAAGAGGAGCGCCAGCGCTTCGGCACCGCTATTGAGAACTGTGACATGGTCGCGGCCACATTAACGGGAGTCACCGACATCGCGCATATCAAGCGCTCCGTCTGCGCCATGGGCCACAAGTGGATGTGGAACCCGAAGTGGGATGGCCTGCCGCCCGAGGAGTTCCTGGTCAAAGTCGATCCGTTGTTTACCGGCATTCGCGAGAAGATTGGCGGCGAGTACCTGACCTCCGACCACATCTACGGCAAGCTAAGCACGGAGTCGGCGGGCCGCATGGGCCTTGCCGCCGGTATCCCGATTCCCGTCGGCGCTTTCGACGCGCACTGGGATGCGCTGGGCGCGGGCTGCAAGCCAGGAGACGTGGTCAACGTCGTTGGCACCTCCACCTGCATCATCGCCATGGCGGAGAAGACGCAGTTGATTCCAGGTGTCTGCGGCGTGGTGCCCGGCAGCGTGCATCCGCAGCTCACCGGCATTGAAGCCGGACTTTCCGCCGTGGGAGACATCTTCGAAGCGATCGCCCGTCGTGCGGGTACCAGGGTGAAAGACCTCGCCGCCGGTCTCGAAAGCTATCACCCCGGCCAGACCGGGCTTCTGCGCTTCAGTTGGGACAACGGCGACCGTACTGTGCTCGTTAACCCGGAGCTGGGCGGCATGACACTCGGTTGGAACCTGATCCACACCGCGCAGGACGAGCTGCACGCCGCCATCGAAGGCACGGCCTTTCATACGCGCATCATTCTGGAGCGTATGGAGGAGTACGGTGCTCCGGTCGAACGCGTGATCAACGGCGGCGGCATTCCGCAGAACAACGCAACGCTGAACCAGATCTATGCCGACGTCCTCAACAAGCCGGTGCTGGTTCCGGACGGAGTGCCGACCAGCCTTGGCTCGGGCATCATCGCCCTGGTGGCTGCCGGAGTGTATCCGTCGGTTGAAGCAGCGCAGGCGGCGCTTTGCCTGCCGTTCAAGACGTACCTTCCGCAGCCAAAGGCCGTAGCCATCTATCAGCGTCTCTTTGCCCTCTATCGCAAGGTCTACTTCGCTTTTGGAACTCTCGATGCCGCTCCGGTTTCACTCGGCGAAGTGCTTCCGGAATTGCGTGCGATTGCACGCGAGAGCCTGGCTATGGATAGAATGGGCAACGCCTGA
- a CDS encoding aldose epimerase family protein, which translates to MFKQFAALMMSGMTVAAMGQVMKADFGKMPDGKAVEIYTLKSPQVEAKIVTYGARLISVKTADKAGKVADVMLGFDTLPEWLAGGDKTYDGAIVGRYGNRIGLGKFPIDGHTYQVPTNDGPNSLHGGTVGFDKKIWTAKQVPNGVEMTVVSPDGDMGFPGTLTAHVTYTLKANALRIDYAMTTDKATVVNLTNHAYFNLTGGTDNILGHQVRINADHYTPTNKTLIPTGNMDAVEGTPMDFRTAHTVGERIDTPFEPLTIAGGYDHNWILNGPNGVMKLAAEVVEPKSGRTLTVTTTEPGVQFYAGNFLDGSLTGRGGVKYSKRTGFCLETQHYPDSPNKPGFPTTLLKPGEVRTSTTIFTFGVSH; encoded by the coding sequence ATGTTCAAGCAGTTTGCAGCGCTGATGATGAGTGGAATGACCGTGGCAGCTATGGGCCAGGTGATGAAGGCTGACTTCGGCAAGATGCCCGACGGCAAAGCCGTTGAGATCTACACCCTGAAAAGCCCACAGGTTGAGGCCAAGATCGTGACCTACGGCGCCAGGCTCATCAGCGTAAAGACTGCCGACAAGGCCGGCAAGGTTGCCGATGTGATGCTGGGCTTTGATACGCTGCCGGAATGGCTTGCAGGCGGCGATAAGACCTACGACGGCGCCATTGTCGGCCGCTACGGTAACCGCATCGGGCTTGGTAAGTTCCCCATTGACGGCCACACCTACCAGGTTCCAACGAACGATGGCCCAAACTCGTTGCACGGCGGCACCGTGGGCTTCGATAAAAAGATCTGGACTGCGAAGCAGGTTCCGAACGGTGTCGAAATGACTGTCGTCTCGCCCGATGGCGACATGGGTTTTCCCGGCACGCTCACGGCCCACGTTACGTACACGCTGAAGGCCAACGCGCTTCGCATTGACTACGCGATGACGACCGACAAGGCCACCGTCGTCAACCTGACCAACCACGCCTACTTCAATCTGACGGGTGGCACGGACAATATCCTCGGTCACCAGGTCCGCATCAACGCCGATCACTACACGCCAACCAACAAAACGCTGATCCCTACCGGCAACATGGATGCGGTGGAAGGGACACCGATGGACTTCCGTACCGCGCATACCGTCGGCGAACGCATTGACACGCCCTTTGAACCCTTGACCATCGCCGGTGGCTATGACCACAACTGGATTTTGAACGGTCCGAACGGCGTGATGAAGCTGGCCGCGGAGGTCGTTGAACCAAAGAGCGGCCGTACGCTGACCGTGACCACCACGGAACCCGGTGTGCAGTTCTACGCAGGCAACTTCCTGGATGGCTCACTCACCGGACGCGGCGGCGTGAAGTACAGCAAGCGCACGGGCTTCTGCCTGGAGACGCAGCATTATCCTGATTCGCCCAACAAGCCCGGCTTTCCGACGACGCTGTTGAAGCCGGGTGAGGTGCGCACCTCGACGACGATCTTTACCTTCGGCGTTTCTCACTGA